The Myotis daubentonii chromosome 9, mMyoDau2.1, whole genome shotgun sequence genome has a segment encoding these proteins:
- the FTH1 gene encoding ferritin heavy chain, with the protein MSTAPASQVRQNYHQDSEAAINRQINLELYASYVYLSMSYYFDRDDVALKNFAKYFLHQSHEEREHAEKLMKLQNQRGGRIFLQDIKKPDRDDWENGLNAMECALHLEKSVNQSLLDLHKLATEKNDPHLCDFIETHYLNEQVKSIKELGDHVTNLRRLGAPEAGMAEYLFDKHTLGDSDES; encoded by the exons atgtcCACCGCGCCCGCCTCGCAGGTGCGCCAGAACTACCACCAGGACTCGGAGGCCGCCATCAACCGCCAGATCAACCTGGAGCTGTACGCGTCCTACGTCTACCTGTCCATG TCTTACTACTTTGACCGCGACGATGTGGCTTTGAAGAACTTTGCCAAATACTTCCTTCACCAATCGCACGAGGAGAGGGAGCACGCGGAGAAGCTGATGAAGCTGCAGAACCAGCGCGGCGGCCGCATCTTCCTCCAGGACATCAAG AAACCAGACCGCGACGACTGGGAGAACGGGCTGAACGCAATGGAGTGTGCGCTGCACTTGGAAAAAAGTGTGAATCAGTCACTACTGGACTTGCACAAACTGGCCACTGAGAAAAATGACCCTCAT TTGTGTGACTTCATTGAGACGCACTACCTGAATGAGCAGGTGAAATCCATCAAAGAACTGGGCGACCACGTCACCAACTTGCGCAGGTTGGGGGCCCCTGAAGCGGGGATGGCCGAGTACCTCTTTGACAAGCACACCCTGGGGGACAGCGACGAGAGCTAA